GATGCCGAGCAGGCGGCCATCGACGCCGGAGACTTCAACGACGATACCGGTGTCTGGCAGGGCAAGTCTAACGGCAAGGCTGACAAATGAGGGTGCTGCTCGACAGCCACGCCGTTTATTGGTGGACGATCGGCAGCGAGCGCCTCTCATCGAGAGCACGATCGCTGATCGAGGACAAGACCAACACCATCCTGGTCAGCGCGGTTTCCTTCTACGAGCTGGACAACAAGATGCGCCTGAAAAAACTCGACTTGAAACCGCAAGAACTACGAGCAGCCGTGACGGCCAGCGGTCTTCAGGCGCTTGCTGTCACCGATCTGCATGCCGAATTGGCGGCTGTCTTTGATTGGGAACACCGGGATCCGTGGGATCGGATTCTGGCAGCCCAGGCGCGGCTCGAGCATTGCACCTTCGTCTCGACGGATGTGGTGTTCGATGCCGTGCTGCACGAACGTGTCTGGTGAGGTGCGCTGCAGATGAAGATCTTGGTAGAGATAGCCGAGGCGGCG
This Rhizobium sullae DNA region includes the following protein-coding sequences:
- a CDS encoding type II toxin-antitoxin system VapC family toxin; its protein translation is MRVLLDSHAVYWWTIGSERLSSRARSLIEDKTNTILVSAVSFYELDNKMRLKKLDLKPQELRAAVTASGLQALAVTDLHAELAAVFDWEHRDPWDRILAAQARLEHCTFVSTDVVFDAVLHERVW